The Sulfurospirillum deleyianum DSM 6946 nucleotide sequence TGGGTTTATTGCAGGGCTTTTTTTAACTATTGCGCTTTCGATCTTACAAATGGCGGGGATGCAAATTTCCTTTGTTATGGGTTTTACAATGGCAAGTGTGGTTGACCCTCAAACGAGCACTTCCATTCCTGTCTTGTCTCAAATCTTTTCACTGATAGGACTCATGATCGTTTTGGCGTTTAATGGACACCATCAAATGCTTTTATTTATTGTGGACTCTTTATCGCTTCTTCCTTTAGGAACTTTTTATCCAGAGATGAGTGTTGTTGGGTATATTTTGAAGGCGACAACGGGGATGTTTGTTTATGGATTTATTCTCTCTTTTCCTGTGCTTGCTTTTTCACTTCTTATGGATGTTGTCTTTGGAATGCTGATGAAAACAATGCCTCAGTTTAATCTTTTGGTTGTTGGTTTTCCTATCCGTATCGCCGTTTCCTTAGTTGTCATTATTGTG carries:
- the fliR gene encoding flagellar biosynthetic protein FliR, with amino-acid sequence MESLVKLFGEHHVILFFLLFARLSGVFAFFPFFSHANIPLSIKTSITFFMVVFLFPLLSPLHVTPTLLNLTLAIVSELLIGFIAGLFLTIALSILQMAGMQISFVMGFTMASVVDPQTSTSIPVLSQIFSLIGLMIVLAFNGHHQMLLFIVDSLSLLPLGTFYPEMSVVGYILKATTGMFVYGFILSFPVLAFSLLMDVVFGMLMKTMPQFNLLVVGFPIRIAVSLVVIIVTLASTMLLFKREFMEAINQLTLLFAR